A genomic stretch from Eretmochelys imbricata isolate rEreImb1 chromosome 24, rEreImb1.hap1, whole genome shotgun sequence includes:
- the ETV3L gene encoding ETS translocation variant 3-like protein, with the protein MKCTSRVRQTERAGKRDQEGSRWLGKVCKMHCGCVSEGVPSSYWISGLAFPDWAYKAESSPGSRQIQLWHFILELLQKEEFHHVIAWQQGEYGEFVIKDPDEVARLWGRRKCKPQMNYDKLSRALRYYYNKRILHKTKGKRFTYKFNFSKLLFVTYPPWDVHCPSPPLLMGAASLCRPSGVSAGMQSALLQNMIFTRQALADQLAFHRGLRDPLDMASPGNKKGTASGPQFSSLPSPCLFGSCCCGGVQDKFPRLGAFLPTILHSGLGPHSSRQLCPPPQYPQPSSPDWSRFPSHVFQHGRSVLPLEERAHPHSPLGPPRSEALQKGVSFPAIRLQGRAFPGLPLGATRGHGSAMAGGRLGFPPDLSQPREEAEASSAESCLGVKPELELEGRPQAKGAGSLEPSGGGEGLHYLPELQGLHPPSIPCLPGFKAGCSLDPT; encoded by the exons GTCTGTAAGATGCACTGTGGCTGCGTGTCTGAGGGGGTCCCCAGCTCCTACTGGATCTCAG GGCTGGCTTTCCCAGACTGGGCCTACAAGGCAGAATCCAGCCCCGGCTCCCGTCAGATCCAGCTCTGGCACTTcatcctggagctgctgcagaaggaggaattccaccatgtcATCGCCTGGCAGCAGGGCGAGTATGGGGAGTTTGTGATCAAGGACCCTGACGAGGTGGCGCGTCTGTGGGGCAGGAGGAAATGCAAACCGCAAATGAACTACGACAAGCTGAGCCGGGCCCTCAG gtatTATTACAACAAGCGCATCCTGCACAAGACCAAGGGAAAGAGGTTCACCTACAAGTTTAACTTCAGCAAACTCCTCTTCGTCACTTACCCGCCGTGGGACGTGCACTGTCCTTCCCCGCCCCTGCTGATGGGGGCCGCCAGCCTGTGCCGCCCGTCCGGGGTCTCCGCCGGCATGCAGAGCGCG ctcctgcagaACATGATCTTCACCCGCCAGGCCTTGGCCGACCAGCTGGCCTTCCACAGAGGCCTCAGGGACCCGCTGGACATGGCGAGCCCAGGGAACAAGAAAGGGACTGCCAGCGGGCCCC AGTTCAGCtcgctcccctctccctgcctgttcggctcctgctgctgtgggggagtGCAAGACAAGTTCCCCCGCCTGGGCGCCTTCCTGCCAACGATCCTGCACTCCGGCCTCggcccccactccagccgtcagctctgcccccctccccagtacccccagcccagctcccccgaCTGGTCGCGCTTCCCCAGCCACGTCTTCCAGCACGGCCGATCGGTGCTGCCCCTGGAGGAGAGGGCCCACCCACACAGCCCATTGGGACCCCCCAGATCAGAAGCCCTCCAGAAGGGTGTCAGCTTCCCAGCCATTAGGCTGCAGGGGAGAGCGTTCCCCGGGCTCCCATTGGGTGCCACGCGGGGCCACGGGAGCGCGATGGCCGGAGGGAGGCTGGGGTTCCCGCCGGACCTCTCCCAGCCTAGGGAGGAAGCAGAGGCctcctctgcagagagctgcctgGGTGTGAAACCGGAgctggagctcgagggccggcCTCAGGCCAAGGGCGCCGGCAGTCTGGAGCCCAGTGGGGGAGGTGAAGGTCTGCATTACCTCCCCGAGTTACAAGGCCTCCACCCACCCAGCATCCCCTGCTTGCCTGGCTTTAAAGCTGGCTGCTCCCTGGATCCTACCTAA